The Procambarus clarkii isolate CNS0578487 chromosome 24, FALCON_Pclarkii_2.0, whole genome shotgun sequence genome includes a region encoding these proteins:
- the LOC123747895 gene encoding uncharacterized protein DDB_G0287625-like, giving the protein MCREHLRHMWRSRQLQLLLCTSWWGTSPDPAPIPVFWYDNNGGGNNNKRNNNGTSNDNGRSKNNNGTSNDNGSSKNNNGNRNNNGSRNNGSRNNGSRNNSRNNGSRNNGRNNNSRSNNGNRSNNRTANSNNQWRNSNRINNSPTTDCYNDVRI; this is encoded by the exons ATGTGCCGGGAACACCTGCGTCATATGTGGCGGTCCCGGCAGCTCCAACTTCTACTCTGTACCAG CTGGTGGGGTACCAGCCCCGACCCCGCCCCCATACCAGTGTTCTGGTACGACAACAACGGTGGcggcaacaacaacaagaggAATAACAACGGCACCAGCAACGACAACGGTCGCAGCAAGAACAACAACGGCACCAGCAACGACAACGGTAGCAGCAAGAACAACAACGGGaacagaaacaacaacggcagtaGGAACAACGGCAGCAGGAACAAcggcagcaggaacaacagcaggaaCAACGGTAGCAGGAACAACGgcagaaacaacaacagcaggagcaacaacggcaacaggagcaacaacaggaCAGCAAACAGCAACAACCAATGGAGGAACAGCAATAGGAtcaacaacagccccaccacaGACTGCTACAACGACGTCCGCATCTAA